ACATGCTGGAACAAAAGGTCGTGGACCTCTACAGTGAAATAGAGATCTATAGAAGAGATAAAGATGAGCTAGAGATGCAAGTGGAACAGCTTGCCCTTGATTATGAGATACTGAAGCAAGAAAATCATGATCTCTCATATAAATTAGAGCAAAGTCAGCTGCAAGAACAGCTGAAGATGCACTATGAATGCTCTTCTTCGTTTGAGAATATAAGTGAACTTGAAACTCAAATTGAGAATTTGGAGAGTGAACTCAAGAAGCAGTCAAAAGAATTCTCTGATTCTTTAGCCACCATAAAAGAACTTGAAGCCCATATCAAGgacttggaggaagaattggagAGGCAGGGACTAATGCATGAAGCAGATCTGGGAGCTGTGACACGTGCCAAAATTGAGCAGGAGCAAAGAGCAATTCAAGCTGAGGAAGCCTTGCGAAAGACAAGATTGAAAAATGCTAACACAGCTGAGAGGCTACAAGAGGAATTTAGAAGGCTCTCTGCACAAATGGCCTCTACATTTGATGCAAATGAGAAGGTGGCTATGAAAGCCTTGGCAGAAGCCAGTGAATTGCGCATGGAGAAAAGCCACCTAGAAGAAATGCTCAGGAATGCTCATGAAGAACTCCTATCAGCTAGAGATGATCATGAGACAAAATTCTGTCAACTTTACGACCAGATAAATAAGAAAACAGAGCAGATAGAGCAGCTGTTGGAGGAGATTGACCATATATCCAAGCAGCTTGGGCGGCAAAAGGTGCACGAGGAAGAAGTTTGTGGGGCTCTCTCCGTGGAGATTTGGCAGCTAAAATCTGAGATTGAAAAACTCAGGACAAATAATGATCTTCTCTCTGTAAAAGCAGAACAGAAAGAAAGTTTGAGAATTGAATTGGAAGAAATGAAGAAGTCAGTCAAGGAAAGTGAGCAGCTGTTACAAAAAGGGAATATGGAGAGGCATGAACTGGTAAATAAAATTGCTTTAATGAAGAAGCAAGCAGAGAAATCACAGGAGGAGCTACTGAGATTAAGGCATCTCAAGGATGAAAAGGAGGCAGCATTTGAACTCTTAAAATCAGAGGTCGAAGTGCACAAGGCTCAGTGTAATGACTTGAAACATTCACTATTTGAGGACGAGttagagaaagaaaaacttAGAAAGCAGGTTTTTCAGTTAAAGGGTGACcttaagaagaaagaagatgCATACACCGTTcttgagaagaagatgaaggatGGCAACAGAAGAGGGTCAATTTCTGATGGTGCAAGAACTGCTTCAAGAAACAGTAAACCTGTTCCCATTGCTCAAGGATCTAAAGAGGTTGCCAGTTTGAGAGAAAAGATAAGAATGCTTGAGGTAAATGTGCTACTCAATATAGTATATGGAACTGAATATATGAGTTGAAAATGTTTGTCTTAAGTGCAAAATTTGTGGGCatgtataaatttatcaatGGTTTAGCACTACAAAACGACGATCCTGACATTCCTGCTTATGCCTGATAGTGTTTTATGAAAATGTGTTTCTTCAATTGTTTATTCTATTTATGATGGATATAGTGACCTGGGTACTGGTAATTGTATTGTTTGGCAGGGACAAATAAAGTTGAAGGAGACTGCTTTGGAGACCtcaacaaattcatttttagaGAAGGAAAAGGATCTTCGCAAAAAGATAGAAGAATTGGAATTCAGAGTGGAAGAGTTTGATCAGAATAGCAGTTTCTGCAAATTATCATTTGGAAAGGTTGGCAAATTTATGTATCATGTAATGATTCAGAGACATGCATTAATTCATAAAACAAACAACTTAAGGGTAACTGCAGACACTgtataccatgtgaggaacATGCATCAAGATGTTTGGATAATATCATGATATCATTAAATCATAACAAATTATGTTTAACCTGTTCAGTTCTTTTTGTCATGGTTTGAGGACTTGTTTAAGTTTTCGTTGAGCAATATCTTTTCTGGTTAATGCTTTGCATTATTTTCAGTCGAATGTTCCGAAGTCCTGAGTTTATTTCAAAGTTGAACTTATTATATTTGCTTTGTTAGTGCTACAAAGTGAAAATTCCACATTAATTTCTACAATGTTTCATCTTGTGACGCAGGTAGCTGAAGAAATAAGAAGCCCAGCTGAAGTTCTGAGCAGCTCATCATGCCTGTTCAAGGAAAATGGAAATTTCATGCCACCAGTCAATAGGTATGGACTTGaggaatgattttttttttctataattctattgatatcataataataacaaaactaACTCAATGCTGATCGTTACTGTTCTTCTCAGCAACAATGGTAATTTATCAGAGAAAGAACTGAAACCATCTACCATAGACAATAAAATTGGCAACCTCGATGACATGTTGACTGAATTAGCATctctgaaagaaaaaaataaatccatGGAAAGCGAGCTTAAGGATATGCAAGAGAGATATTCAGAGATAAGTCTCAAGTTTGCTGAGGTAGAAGGTGAAAGACAAGAGCTTGTGATGACCGTACGCAACCTCAAGAATGCCAAGAAGAGCTAGTAACTGTTTCCTTGGTATACGCTGAAACCTATATACAATGTATAGCTGCATCACCTGTGCGTGCCCTTTCACAGAAAAACAAACATAGACGTGGCGGTTCCATCACagtgaataaattaaattgtacAAATCTTATGAAAGTTTACCTTGTAGTTTCCATAGGTCATTGTCTTCAGTATCTTATTCATGCTgtttcctaaattttttttccctttggtTCAAAGTTTGTCATGATCTATGTGAagatttatcattaatatattcattcatttttCCTGGTAAACAATATAAGCTTAGTCACTATTTGCCCTAAGCAGAATTACAGCTTTCATGTTTCCAATCCATTGTGCATTAACATCGAGGCAAATGTATCCCAATTTCAGTTTAACAAAACTATCAGGCTACCTCTTTTTCGGTCAAAAGCATCATTCCTTTGGAACTTACTGGGGAAAGAAAAGATTACATTATTTCCTTTCCACGCTCCAACATGCTTGGGTTTGATCGATTAAATATTAAGAGCCCTGTGATATAACCCCACATAATTGAGAATAGATGGGTCATATTGGATCCATCTCTTATTAGTAAGCTATGAGATATTTGAATGTATTATACAGTGAGAAGATGAAGGGGAGCTCCACCGatagaacatatatatatatatagagagagagagagagagagagagagagacagagagagatcATTCTTTAAGAGAACAAGGGTAACCTTACCCACCATCCATTAGACTAATCCTTTGCTCTGCTGTCATTCGTTTAAGTATACAGTAAATTACAAATCcctgaaaatatttatgttcCCTTTTCgatctttttagtttttaaatttccacTCTGCTAGCGAAGCTCCAGTTTCAGAATTTAGACCCTATAgtgaagaaaattaagaaaagggattgtattattattatttttttaaaattactggTTTAACGTATCAACTGAAAAAATTCAGGGGCATAGAAATGACAATGTTCTGTAAGTTTCTTCTATGTCACACAGTGATACTCGATTGACAGCAatatcaacaaaaagaaaaagggtgcTATGAGAGTCAATTTCTGAGGTACAAATGGTTGAAATTcccactaaaaaaaaaaaaccagaaaacAGTTAGATTCTTTCAgggttagaaaaaaaaaaaaaactcagttCTATGTTGCAACTAAtgagaattttgaaaaacaGTTACAATCTCTGATGTATAAGTCCATACACAGTCACAAGAGCCATAATGAGAGAGTGATCTATATGAGGCTCGACCACCAAACTCAAAACATCATCTCCTAGAACTACTCCTGAAGATGACTGCTTTCGTTTAGCCTCTGCAACAACACCTCCCCTCCTGCAGTCTATGATCTTGAATTCTGATTTACCAGCCAAGCCCTCTAATCTATAGCAACCAGCTTCAGCATCGACAACACCCTTTCTGGTTACTTTAAACTTCGGTTTCTCTTTCCTCAAGCTTGAACTATCTCCTTCATAACCCTCCCATCTTCCTAAAAACCATACCCTTCGGAGTATTGTGTACAGAACTTTGCCGCGGAGATCCATGAGATAAACTTCACTGCTGCCTTTCTTGTCATAGTTGTCTATACGGTAGACAATCTCTCCGTTTTCATTGTAAACGGTGCATCCATTTGCTTGCATCACAAGGGATTTCATCCATATGGTGAATGATTCTCTCCTTGAAGAAACATTGGGCAAACCAGGTGGGAGAGGATGAACCTTGGCCATGGACTTCACTGTGAGAGAGAACTCTTTGCTTTGAGATGAAGCTTGACTATGAGAGTAAAGCTTTAGTAATGTTTAAATAGAGATGTATGATTTTGAGGCCTAGAGCAGAGAAAGTTCCGAGCAAATTTTGATGAGATTAATCCTATTTTATCACGTTTATGGTATGCGTAAATGGGAAATGGCTGCACAAAAGTAATTGCAAATAAATGAGTTACCGACTCAGTATGAGGATCATAATCTTTCCTATATTTTAAGTGATCTTCTAGAactactatttaaaaaaaaaggctatcCCATGTGCGGGTAAGCTTAACTCTCGAGAATTGTATTACAGGTAACATCATCTAACCATCAGATGATTGATATCCAATGAAATGACAAATGGTAATACGTATTACCTGGACGTATATTGCAATAAAAAAAGAGACTAATGTTTATTGCTCCAAAACACTAATGAAGAAAGAGTTTTTTGGACTTCATTACTAGAAGGAAGCTTATCGTTTTTCTATAGCCATCTTAGTTAGCAACGAGATTCGATCAATTTTGATCTCTAAGAGAACTCTTTAGAATTATCTCCAAAATTCATCAAGATGCATTATTATGTagatttaatcatttaatttgCTTCTATCTTATTCATATCCATCTATCGATTCTCTTGTGAGTTGTTTTTGTAACTTATCTTCATGTAttcaaatactttttttttttttttttcattttttaaaagacaAAGAGGTGCACATGTAGATTTAATCGATTAGGTTGCCTCATCATATTCATATCCATATCCATCTACTGATTACCTCATTAGTAATTTTGTAGCTTATCTTCCTGTATTCTAATGCTTACTATATTTctcctttcatttttttaaaggcAAAGAGGTGTCCCTGTAAAGCGTGGCCGAGCTCGTACTGGTCGGTTCCGTGCTTGTGTCGATTGTCCCAATGACTTTGATGTGCAGAAAGAAGCGTTCACTCGTATTAAGGCTGCTAGCCAATTAATGTTGACCAACATGAACAGAATGAAAGCCTTTTCTGCTTGTCATCTTTAGTTATGCCCGACATGGTAGGGACTTTGATGGAATGAAGCCGGTTGTTCTTGGTCCCTTCCTACTTTGCCTTCCAATCCAacatattttcataataatttaagatgaagatgaagattccATGTCATCCCACATACAACCTCTATCTATATTAGTTAAGGAGATTAAATTAATCTCAACCAAATCCAGATTTTGCTCAAAATTAGATGTAGCATTTTTGGCCAAATCTCACGTTAACTTAATACAAATGTTAAATACAAACATCATAGACTTCAActtttaaactaatatttattcaaaatagacaatattttaataacaaaagatTACTCATACGACAAAACAAccaataaaagatagattaaggaagaaataaaaaaattcatattatttgaaagcactaatatatatatgtttagggTTGAATTTAATCTAAGTTACTCTAGTTTGGATTAAATAACCTAGATTCAAGTTAAGAATTGGGTATCTCTTTATAAAACGAGTCAAATGTGAgtcaatcaaaatatttaagtttaaattgatttaaataaaatctgaaataaaatattttaaaaacgaattcaaatctcaatttatcaattttaaactaattctAAGGATCGTTGATTAgaatatacttaattatatatatagtatttatcAAAGTTCCAAGACATTGCATGAAAAACTAGTAGAATCTGAACTTCTCGTGcaagatttttcttatttatgatGTAAAAGTGACGTATTAATTTCCAACTTTATAAGGTTGTATGGCATTGCATGAAAAGTCAGTGTCAAAAATCGCATAATCAAGACTTAGAATATGTTCTATTCAATATGCACGTGGAACATGCTGAGTTGCGCATGTTAAATGTTCGTGTAACACAAAACATGTAACATGGCTTTACGCTTGTGATTCACACAACTCTCACTTGGTATGTCAAAGATAAAGCCCTTGTTGGACTGCCATTGTTGAGTGAAAGAACATTAATATCTGTTATACGGTAACTTCAAAATGTGGATTGTCTTTCTTGAAAATGATCAGTTGATATGTGAATAGACATATTTTACTTAGAGAATGTAATTTATTCATTCCTTTCATATCCTAagttaaaaatcaataatttctttcttaatcgttgctaaaaagttattatttaaagttaaaaaattagagaaaagaTTATCCAAGGAAAATAAGAAAGAtaagaagaaatataattagttcaagaaacttcattttattaaaaaatattagttttaacgagaaaaataataatgaaaaaatcatATCTCATCGTTATGAatacttttttaataattttagttattaattatttatacttttgttaaaaccaaaaaaatttataactttaataatttgaaattgatcGTTAATAATTTACTTTCAATAATTGAAAAGTTTTAATGAGAGGAAATTTATTCTATTGGGTAGTTGGTTGGCAATTGAATTCCCAAACCTAAAGATATTGACTTGATTAAAAGAAGAGCATGTTTAAATTGATATGCTCATTTATGTACATTACCAGGTTTGTCATTGTACAGTGGATTGGGATGAGATCATCACGCACTTTCTCATGAGAACgaattctcattttcttccttattaGTTCCTGAATTTGTGTATTACAGAAAATTTCTGAAGCAATTCGATCGTAAGTATGCATACAATTCAAACTGAATAGGGAGTATAAGAATGCATGTCTCTATatgtttcttttctctttctgttGATTTCAATCATCTCTCTAGCAGTGTTCCTAGCTATTTCAAAGGTAGATTCGAACAAAACCAATTCAGATTCGATTCAATATTTAACTGTTGAGTTTAAGCTGAAACCCATTTCAAGATTAGTACTAGCATTGTCAAGCTTGTTActcttttaattgaatattcaataatcttttttctctgttgattattctattttatgaACTCAAAAACCAtttcagatttttaaaataagaagaataataaaaacatCCTGCTCTGCAAAATTGTGCTTGATGAGAAGATTTATCATTTACATTTTTCGATTGATCAATCCATAGACGATGACGAGAGCTATGATAAAGGAACGATCGACATAGGGTTCCACGCTCAAAGTCAATACGTCTTCTCCTAGCAAGATTCCAGAAGACGACTGCTTTCGATTTGCCTGCAGATGCAGTCAAAATTGTTATGGACTGTCTTCGTAATgatcaaaacaaattaaaaactaaccTCTGCAATCATCTTTCCGTCGTTATTCACTATCTTAAATTCTGCTTTCCGGCCTGACGATCTCACAATCCAATGTTTATCATGTCCAGCTCTAACTTCACAAGCTAAATCTCCCATAAAAAAGTATTTGCAGTGCTTTTTCACTCTAAACCATGGCTTTTCCTTCTTTATGCTACAGCTGCTGCTCCATTTATAGCCTTCCCACCGTTCAAAAACCAGAAATTTCTGCATCAAAATACGTCACTCCATAAATATAACATATCACAAACACTAACTATATGTATTAGGATAGTCATAGTACCTTTCTTTTTATAGTGAAGAGAACTTTGCCACGAAGATCCATGAGATAAACTTCGTCTCTGGACTTCCTGTCATAGTTATCAACGCGATAGACAATCTGGCCATTGGAATCAAAAACTGTGCAACCCTTTGAATGGCATAAAAGAGACTTCATCCATATCGTGAATGACTCTCTTTCTGCAGTCATGAAAGGAGAAACAATGGGTGTTTTAGGGTAAACTTTAGCCATGGATTGAAATTTTCTGCAAGGAAACAAATATGGGCGTAGGAATTAATTAATAGTCCACTGCAAGAGCAAGACAGCCAATTTATGATCCTAGAAATTACAAGTAAGACTTGAATGGAtcacaataattttaatacaacGCAATGTGTGCCATGGAGaggaatataataaatttagcttacaaatcaaattgaataagAGATCAATTCAGGATTAAATTCtaattcataataattattataattgaattggGTAATTCCacataagaaattaaaacaacGTTTTATGCATGCTTTTTTAGTCCTCATTAATTTGTTCAACACTTTCTAGACTTTCTTGATTTCTTAACATAACAACTTCTAGATTTACTTTTTACTTCTTGTCCTCTATATACATAAACATTGGATCGAGGTTGTCCAAGCATGCATAGAAGAAcatgcaatattttttttttttgtgtttatccATTTATTTGTAACTTTGCCagatttttgggttttcttttttaaattgtaacTGCCTACAGGCAATTATTTTCGAAATTTTACATACACCATCATTGAAAGAATTGGAGAGTTTAGAAGATTTGTGTATTTGTAAAGGAATAGTCAAACcgtatattgtattatatatcaaaaaacttaatcttttatatcgtatatcatatcatatcatattgatacatcatttaaaaaattataattgttatgttatcattttgaaaagtattataaacaaccctaaaatttttttatatacacctcaattgtactattatttttttctaaaaaagtgTATTGATCCGTAGTAGTTAAATGTATCACATCATAagatatgtatcgtatcatatgatatatttaatatatatttttaa
Above is a genomic segment from Mangifera indica cultivar Alphonso chromosome 3, CATAS_Mindica_2.1, whole genome shotgun sequence containing:
- the LOC123210326 gene encoding myosin-4-like isoform X2 yields the protein MISVVPGDVGKPTVRSEKAIIENGCCRWGNPIYETLKFSRELKTGKISERIYHFILSTGSSKAGLLGEVSIDFAHYAEATKVSNVSLPLKNSLSKAVLHVSIQRVQENVHQRETEENEDASITNHGRSLWMQISNTESWESNNSSNSTEDEPHKTVLNAELNGNFRASSGSDITLSSSGSGSGLNTPRDQIPSSFLSSLSHTAVPNKPTENTKGTIYEEQQRLRCEWSVSSDHGISTDDSTNGYQDTFVRERSQQDSDNEIEKLKSELVALTRQANLSELELQTLRKQIVKESRRGQDLSREVVSLKEERDLLMVECERLKTFQKHMDEAEVKNKLQFEGRDPWVLIEEIRQEVQYEKDLNANLRIQLQKTQESNSELMLAVQDLDEMLEQRNREISNPSNKLQHRDNAEEFRGNCFRSETDDYEEQKALEKLVKEHRDAKETYMLEQKVVDLYSEIEIYRRDKDELEMQVEQLALDYEILKQENHDLSYKLEQSQLQEQLKMHYECSSSFENISELETQIENLESELKKQSKEFSDSLATIKELEAHIKDLEEELERQGLMHEADLGAVTRAKIEQEQRAIQAEEALRKTRLKNANTAERLQEEFRRLSAQMASTFDANEKVAMKALAEASELRMEKSHLEEMLRNAHEELLSARDDHETKFCQLYDQINKKTEQIEQLLEEIDHISKQLGRQKVHEEEVCGALSVEIWQLKSEIEKLRTNNDLLSVKAEQKESLRIELEEMKKSVKESEQLLQKGNMERHELVNKIALMKKQAEKSQEELLRLRHLKDEKEAAFELLKSEVEVHKAQCNDLKHSLFEDELEKEKLRKQVFQLKGDLKKKEDAYTVLEKKMKDGNRRGSISDGARTASRNSKPVPIAQGSKEVASLREKIRMLEGQIKLKETALETSTNSFLEKEKDLRKKIEELEFRVEEFDQNSSFCKLSFGKVAEEIRSPAEVLSSSSCLFKENGNFMPPVNSNNGNLSEKELKPSTIDNKIGNLDDMLTELASLKEKNKSMESELKDMQERYSEISLKFAEVEGERQELVMTVRNLKNAKKS
- the LOC123210562 gene encoding protein LURP-one-related 4-like; this encodes MAKVHPLPPGLPNVSSRRESFTIWMKSLVMQANGCTVYNENGEIVYRIDNYDKKGSSEVYLMDLRGKVLYTILRRVWFLGRWEGYEGDSSSLRKEKPKFKVTRKGVVDAEAGCYRLEGLAGKSEFKIIDCRRGGVVAEAKRKQSSSGVVLGDDVLSLVVEPHIDHSLIMALVTVYGLIHQRL
- the LOC123210561 gene encoding protein LURP-one-related 11-like, coding for MAKVYPKTPIVSPFMTAERESFTIWMKSLLCHSKGCTVFDSNGQIVYRVDNYDRKSRDEVYLMDLRGKVLFTIKRKKFLVFERWEGYKWSSSCSIKKEKPWFRVKKHCKYFFMGDLACEVRAGHDKHWIVRSSGRKAEFKIVNNDGKMIAEANRKQSSSGILLGEDVLTLSVEPYVDRSFIIALVIVYGLINRKM
- the LOC123210326 gene encoding myosin-4-like isoform X1, with product MFKSGRWRSDKNKVKAVFKLQFHATQVAPLGENALMISVVPGDVGKPTVRSEKAIIENGCCRWGNPIYETLKFSRELKTGKISERIYHFILSTGSSKAGLLGEVSIDFAHYAEATKVSNVSLPLKNSLSKAVLHVSIQRVQENVHQRETEENEDASITNHGRSLWMQISNTESWESNNSSNSTEDEPHKTVLNAELNGNFRASSGSDITLSSSGSGSGLNTPRDQIPSSFLSSLSHTAVPNKPTENTKGTIYEEQQRLRCEWSVSSDHGISTDDSTNGYQDTFVRERSQQDSDNEIEKLKSELVALTRQANLSELELQTLRKQIVKESRRGQDLSREVVSLKEERDLLMVECERLKTFQKHMDEAEVKNKLQFEGRDPWVLIEEIRQEVQYEKDLNANLRIQLQKTQESNSELMLAVQDLDEMLEQRNREISNPSNKLQHRDNAEEFRGNCFRSETDDYEEQKALEKLVKEHRDAKETYMLEQKVVDLYSEIEIYRRDKDELEMQVEQLALDYEILKQENHDLSYKLEQSQLQEQLKMHYECSSSFENISELETQIENLESELKKQSKEFSDSLATIKELEAHIKDLEEELERQGLMHEADLGAVTRAKIEQEQRAIQAEEALRKTRLKNANTAERLQEEFRRLSAQMASTFDANEKVAMKALAEASELRMEKSHLEEMLRNAHEELLSARDDHETKFCQLYDQINKKTEQIEQLLEEIDHISKQLGRQKVHEEEVCGALSVEIWQLKSEIEKLRTNNDLLSVKAEQKESLRIELEEMKKSVKESEQLLQKGNMERHELVNKIALMKKQAEKSQEELLRLRHLKDEKEAAFELLKSEVEVHKAQCNDLKHSLFEDELEKEKLRKQVFQLKGDLKKKEDAYTVLEKKMKDGNRRGSISDGARTASRNSKPVPIAQGSKEVASLREKIRMLEGQIKLKETALETSTNSFLEKEKDLRKKIEELEFRVEEFDQNSSFCKLSFGKVAEEIRSPAEVLSSSSCLFKENGNFMPPVNSNNGNLSEKELKPSTIDNKIGNLDDMLTELASLKEKNKSMESELKDMQERYSEISLKFAEVEGERQELVMTVRNLKNAKKS